In the Microtus ochrogaster isolate Prairie Vole_2 chromosome 21, MicOch1.0, whole genome shotgun sequence genome, AAGGAAAAACTGGCACCTCTGGTCACAAAGATGGAACCTGTGTCTTGGGTGGAGCCCCAACATTCTGAACTACTCAGACATGAACTGAGAATCCAGTTAGGCTATTCCATCACCTGGTCAGTGGATCCTGGGGAGGCAGAACCACCCTTAGAAAGCCAGCCTCAGCTGGGCAATGCtagccccagcactcgggaggcagagagaggtgggtctcttagttcaaggccagccttgtctacagagtgagttccaggacaggcagtgatacacagagaaaccctgtctcaaacaaacaaacaacaaaaaagtcaggTTCAccttaagccttttttttttttttttttttttttttttttNNNNNNNNNNNNNNNNNNNNNNNNNNNNNNNNNNNNNNNNNNNNNNNNNNNNNNNNNNNNNNNNNNNNNNNNNNNNNNNNNNNNNNNNNNNNNNNNNNNNNNNNNNNNNNNNNNNNNNNNNNNNNNNNNNNNNNNNNNNNNNNNNNNNNNNNNNNNNNNNNNNNNNNNNNNNNNNNNNNNNNNNNNNNNNNNNNNNNNNNNNNNNNNNNNNNNNNNNNNNNNNNNNNNNNNNNNNNNNNNNNNNNNNNNNNNNNNNNNNNNNNNNNNNNNNNNNNNNNNNNNNNNNNNNNNNNNNNNNNNNNNNNNNNNNNNNNNNNNNNNNNNNNNNNNNNNNNNNNNNNNNNNNNNNNNNNNNNNNNNNNNNNNNNNNNNNNNNNNNNNNNNNNNNNNNNNNNNNNNNNNNNNNNNNNNNNNNNNNNNNNNNNNNNNNNNNNNNNNNNNNNNNNNNNNNNNNNNNNNNNNNNNNNNNNNNNNNNNNNNNNNNNNNNNNNNNNNNNNNNNNNNNNNNNNNNNNNNNNNNNNNNNNNNNNNNNNNNNNNNNNNNNNNNNNNNNNNNNNNNNNNNNNNNNNNNNNNNNNNNNNNNNNNNNNNNNNNNNNNNNNNNNNNNNNNNNNNNNNNNNNNNNNNNNNNNNNNNNNNNNNNNNNNNNNNNNNNNNNNNNNNNNNNNNNNNNNNNNNNNNNNNNNNNNNNNNNNNNNNNNNNNNNNNNNNNNNNNNaccaggctggtctcgaactcacagagatccgcctgcctctgcctcccaagtgctgggattaaaggcgtgcgccaccaccgcccggccaccttAAGCCTTCTTAAAGAGATAGGTGGAATAACTGTCTCTTTAATGAGATGATATATatttccttcctctacctccaacacacacacacacacacacacacacacacacacacacacacacacacaccagtgttagtattcaggcatctgtactggcctgctcTTGGGGTCCTGGCAGGATacatcctcagctgtagccacttaGAGctcctcctgtgcacattcactacgttcccttttaaaagggccctgcccacctcccatctctctctctctccctctctccctccctctctctccccctccttctcacCATTCTTGTCCCCAGGGACCGGTCTATGcctcttctctgtccccctttttcccccttttctctcctcttccaataaacctcccatATGAACCCTCCTGTATGCGCGACTCTCTCCTCcgccatttttaaataaataaccacacCCAGGGCGGTCCCGACTAGTAGCCATGAGGTTGTGTTGGTGTACAAACTGACACCATGACTGCTCCGTGGAATGGTTTAGGGGGAGGTTTTTATTAGAGACGTGAGAGAGAACAGCCAGGCCAACGGGAAGAGTCCAGGACAAAGGGAGAAGCAGACTGAACACGGCCAACAGAGTGGTCCTGGCAATGAGAGAAGccggagcagagcagagagaggtcAACAAAGAGAATGAGTAGCTGTTGGGGGGAGGGAAGCCCCCAGCTGGAGGGAGTTTAGGGTAGTGGGGAGGTTAGAAGACTTAGGATGCTAACTtagagggagcctggaggccagcgtGGGCTTTGGTATGCTAAAAGGCACCACAGATTGGcaccccatgttgggcaccaatttgttgtatgaGGCCACTTGTgtgttcccggccacccagactaccaaaataaccacacagaaactgtattaattaaattactgcttggcccatcagctttggcttcttattggctaacacagccatgtggctgtggcttaccagataaagtttcAGCATCTATCTCCAGCCGGGTTACATGTCTTCTCTctactcagccttctttctcccagcattcagtttagttcccccccccccccccccccNNNNNNNNNNNNNNNNNNNNNNNNNNNNNNNNNNNNNNNNNNNNNNNNNNNNNNNNNNNNNNNNNNNNNNNNNNNNNNNNNNNNNNNNNNNNNNNNNNNNGCctatctctgttctgccctgctataggctcaagtctgctttctttattcagtaaccaataaaagcaacacatagacagaaggacttcccacgccacagctccttctccatcaccatgtctgcctgtatgccaccatgttccccccccccccatgatgataatggactaaacctctttGAACCATAAGctgaagatggacactaaaaagacatcccacactagttcagaattgagtgTAATAAAGAGTCATTTATTTTAGGGGTAGGCTCATAGTCCTCTGCTCGAATGGgtaacagcaaccaaatcccaccGATTCCTGCAGccggaagagagagggaaagcacgtttgtttttttgtttgtttgtttgttttgtttttacatcggcatttatagtataagaccacacccaagtgggcgggtaacttaaaggctactggctgcaGGATTTCTTACAGCagtaagccactccaattaaatgtgttCCTAAGAGTTATCATgttcgtggtgtctcttcacagcagtagaaaccgtaattaaggggctggagagatggctcagtggttaagagcactgactgctcttccagaggtcctgagttcaattcccagcgaccacatggtggctcacagccatctgtaatgagatctggcgcccccttctggcttgtggaaggaatgctgtacacataataaataaatattaaaaaaataaaaaaagaaaccctaactaagaccccCACGGTGTCCCTCTCACTATTTCCCAGTGCTCTGTAAACTCTGAGAGCAGGGCTTGTCTTTATTCTCCAGCCTCCAGCACTGGTCTGGCACATGATTCTGTGCTTAAGATATAGAACGGGCTTCCTTTTCCTTATATGTCTAATAAATGATTGGGACCTACGGGTGTGACTGTTAGATTTAGAAGtacagagagagaaggcagaacgAGACCAGAAACTGACCTCAACAGGTGAGCCTCTTTATCAGTGCATGCCGAGAGAGATTCCTATCTCTCTCAGGTCTGAAGGGgtctgtgagagaaaaaaaaaaatgctgcttggGTCTCTCTATATAGGGGTGACTGAGAGGTTTTGGAATGAGGAAGTTGATGTAGCTGTAGGGGGCTACGTGAGggtcttcagtttcttcttcctggaCTTGCTTACTTCAAGAAAGACAGATTACCATGGGAAATAGGCTGTCCCAGCAGACATAGCCTCTGAGTTGTGACTGACCTGTTGAGCAAAGTCAGATGTCATCGCATAGGAATCCTGTTTTTACTTTGGAGGCACTCTATCATTGACACGGGACAGTAATCCCAGCTTGTAGGAGGTAGACGCAGGAGGATCCGGAAATAAGGGGCATTCTGGAGAGgtggaggctaacctgggctgcatgagaccttgtttttaaataatcaatTATAAAGGAATAAAACTACTTGAGttacaaaaccaagaaacaacaaaTTCGATGCGACGATCCCAAATTTGCTGGAAATCCTTTTATCCTTGTTTTTGCATTGCTTTGCTCAAATTCCAGACATCGCAGGACTTGGCCTGTGGGAGGAGAAAGGACTACAATTCCCATGAATCATCTGGGTACTACGTAACTCCTGCCAGACGTAACCGGTACAGCATTTCCTAGCTAGCTTTCCGACGCTTCGTAAAACTGAGGTAACGCAGGCTCCGCAGCGAGTACAAAGGTATCCCCCTAGGGTCTGAAGTGGGTGTTAGGGCTCTGACTCAGCCAAAAGGACGAGGTTGCACATCCTCCATTTTTGCAGCTCCTAGCCATGCCTTCCCAGCGCCCTTAGTGCCCATCGCTCCGGTCGTTAGAACAATCGCCCCTGTCCCTCCGCTGCCGGCGTAGAAGCCGCGTTAACCCGCCACGCAGTGCAGAGGCGGTTTTGGGATGTGCCCATCTGGGGTGCGTGGGGAGGGTGTGTGGACCCAGCTCTCAGCCCTGCGCCCTTGGTCTCTCCGCAGCGGATGCTGAGGGCGCAGCTGGCCAGGTGCATGGTCTCCATGGCCACGCGCGCGTGTATGTCGCGGGACAGCATGGGATCTGCGGCTGGCGGGCCAGTGGAGGCCGCCATCCGCGCCAAATTGGAGCAAGCCCTGAGCCCCGAGGTGCTGGAGCTGCGCAACGAGAGCGGCGGTCACGCCGTCCCGGCAGGCAGCGAGACGCATTTCCGTGTGGCGGTGGTGAGCTCTCGGTTCGAGGGGCTAAGCCCCCTGCAACGGCACCGGTTGGTTCACGCGGCGCTGTCGGAGGAGCTGGCTGGGCCAGTACACGCACTGGCCATCCAGGCGAAGACCCCCGCCCAGTGGAGGGAGAACCCACAGTTGGACACTAGTCCCCCCTGCCTAGGTGGAAGCAAGAAAACTCGAGGGACCTCCTAATACCAGATTGGGAGAACAACCATCCGAATGGGCCGAATGAAAATAAACCACTAAATCACTACTACCTCATACCTTGATTTGTATGGACCGCTACCCTTTCTGCTAACATACACCATGCAGGGGTAAAGAAGCTCCTGGCCAGCGAAAGCTAAGCTAGAGAGAGCAGCTACTCACAACTGCCCTTGTTTGGGCTAGTCAAGGGCTGCCCGGTCTGATGAGTCGGAAAGGgccatgaaaataaaagagaagctgCCTCGCAGGGTCAAAGCCATGTTCTTGATATCTGTTGCTGTAGTGTATGTGATGGGGTACATCACACCAGAGCcctcatgcagaggtcagaggacaactcttggaGTCTGGGGAATTGAGGTCATCAGCTTTATACAGCTGTTAGGCCCCTTCAGgcgtttttgttgttggtggtgttggggttttttttttgtttttgtttttgttttttttttggtttttcgagacagggtttctctgtgtttttggagccagtcctggaactagctcttgtagaccaggctggtctcgaactcacagagatccgcctgcctctgcctcccgagtgctgggattaaaggcgtgcgccaccaccgccaggctcccTTCAGGCGTTTTTGTGAGAAGAAAATTACTTGTAGACTAGAGAAGGGGTTCATGAAGAAGTGAAGTATTTGGTTTTTACAAGGATACcaagaggccaggtagtggtggcgcattgATTAAAGTAGCAATGGACTAGAGTAAAGGAATCAGGAGCAAGCTGCAGGGAGTAGGAATTCCCGAAAGACAGCTTCCCGAAAACTGGGAGCTAGAGAGCTAGGTCAGCACTTTGGAGCACTTTCTCTTTCAAGAAtccaggtttgcttcccagcacccacaacccaCCTAACAGCTGCAATCGCAGGGTAtctaatgcccccttctggccttgatgggtaccaggcacatgcgcatatacatatgtgcaagcaaaacacttgaGCACATAGATGTATGTTTGTGTTACTTTTTGCAAGAATAACAAGGGCTCTTAACCCATAGAGtcgccttttaaaaaaaaaaacagcttagggatctttattatttattatgtatacaatattctgtctgtgtgtatgcctgaaggccagaagagggcaccagacctcattacagatggttgagagccaccatgtggttgctgggaattgaactcaggacctttggaagagcaggcaggcaatgaatgctcttaaccactgagccatctctctagccctatagTCACCTTTCCAGCCtccataaataaatgttttttaaacaaacaaagtgTAGATTTGAGGTACCCTATTCCACAAGTCATGACTAGTGGTAGaggggtttgtttattttggctttggaGAAGGAATAGCTTCACCAAAACTATTTTACCTTCCCCAGACTGTCCGGGAGCAGTCACACGTGAGCGGAGAGGCCAAGGAGCTGACAGAGCCACTTTGAGTTTTAAGgatttgtatcttttatttttcagcagTATTTTTCATTTCGTTTTTCACATCAATGAATCAGGTTTAGGGTTCCCCAGGAGATGAGAAAGTGGATGTGTCTCCCCTGGGGCTGTACGGGAGAGGGCTACGTCCAGCAACGGAATGGTGAGAGAAGGGGCACACGTACACTGGGcactggaggaagaaggcagtccTCTGAGCAGACACCAGAGTTAAACAGTCACCCACCTGGTTCAGTGTTACAAAATTAGGGAATGGCCTTGGGGGCGAGGGCACCAGATGAAGCGTGAGGAGGGCgagtttggattttctttgttGTGGTTATTTTAACTTCCTGTTAGCTTTTTAACATTGTACAAACAGCTAAAAACTTGAACACGGCACAGCTACAGAGGGGGCGTGGCTACAGAGGGGGCGTGGGAGAGGGGGGTACCAAAGAAAGCAGCCACACGGGGTAGGGAGGAATGGAGAGGCAGCTCTACCTACGGAGGCTGTTCTGTGGAAGGGcgagatggggaaactgaggcttctgGTCCCTGCATTAGG is a window encoding:
- the Bola1 gene encoding bolA-like protein 1, which produces MLRAQLARCMVSMATRACMSRDSMGSAAGGPVEAAIRAKLEQALSPEVLELRNESGGHAVPAGSETHFRVAVVSSRFEGLSPLQRHRLVHAALSEELAGPVHALAIQAKTPAQWRENPQLDTSPPCLGGSKKTRGTS